One segment of Natronosalvus halobius DNA contains the following:
- a CDS encoding FAD-dependent oxidoreductase, which translates to MSGKYDLVIVGGGISGASLLYTTAKFTDIESIALLEKEAEISAINSHHTNNSQTLHFGDIETNYTLEKAEKVKEGAEILAGYLEHHDPDREIHSKRSKMVLGVGDDEVAELEARYHDEGFGDLFPKLRPIGREEIGELEPKVVEGRDPAKDLLALQTPDGYVVDYGEVAKSLVDNARQEASVDVFTGTQVTDLTETYDGYTLDTARGKFDCDVAVVAAGSHSLQIAKELGYGEDKVLLPIAGSFFLAEDFLNGKVYTLQMKKLPFAAVHGDADVHDPSITRFGPTAKLVPTLERGRLSTVEDFLDVFGLNVAAFASYANILSDRILLPYVLRNLVYDLPDVGPKSFLPHVQKVVPTAELEDIERAKGYGGVRPQIVDTKKKSLDMGEAKIVGDDIIFNITPSPGASTSLKNAMQDAKTAVDFFEEDYSFDEEAFREDTIGHFPRLEDDAFETGAGADPEPAQADD; encoded by the coding sequence ATGTCAGGCAAATACGACCTCGTTATCGTCGGCGGTGGAATCAGTGGCGCGTCGCTCCTCTACACGACCGCGAAGTTCACCGACATCGAGTCGATCGCCCTGCTCGAGAAGGAAGCCGAAATCTCGGCGATCAACTCCCACCACACGAACAACTCCCAGACCCTGCACTTCGGAGACATCGAGACCAACTACACCCTCGAGAAGGCCGAGAAGGTCAAGGAAGGCGCCGAGATCCTCGCCGGCTACCTCGAGCACCACGACCCGGACCGCGAGATTCACTCGAAGCGTTCGAAGATGGTACTCGGCGTCGGCGACGACGAGGTCGCCGAACTCGAGGCCCGCTACCACGACGAGGGCTTCGGCGACCTCTTTCCGAAGCTGCGCCCGATCGGTCGCGAGGAAATCGGCGAACTCGAGCCGAAGGTCGTCGAGGGTCGCGATCCCGCCAAAGACCTGCTGGCCCTGCAGACGCCCGACGGCTACGTCGTCGACTACGGCGAGGTCGCTAAATCGCTCGTCGACAACGCCCGCCAGGAGGCCAGCGTCGACGTCTTCACGGGCACCCAGGTCACCGACCTGACCGAGACGTACGACGGCTACACCCTCGACACGGCCCGGGGCAAGTTCGATTGCGACGTCGCGGTCGTCGCCGCCGGCTCACACAGCCTCCAGATCGCCAAGGAACTGGGCTACGGCGAGGACAAGGTCTTGCTCCCCATCGCGGGTAGCTTCTTCCTGGCCGAGGACTTCCTCAACGGCAAGGTCTACACGCTCCAGATGAAGAAGCTCCCCTTCGCCGCGGTCCACGGCGACGCGGACGTACACGACCCCTCGATCACCCGCTTCGGACCGACCGCGAAGCTCGTGCCGACGCTCGAGCGCGGTCGCCTCTCGACGGTCGAGGACTTCCTCGACGTGTTCGGTCTCAACGTTGCGGCGTTTGCCAGCTACGCCAACATCCTCTCCGATCGCATTCTCCTGCCGTACGTGCTCCGGAACCTCGTCTACGACCTCCCCGATGTCGGCCCGAAGTCGTTCCTCCCGCACGTCCAGAAGGTCGTCCCGACCGCCGAACTCGAGGACATCGAGCGTGCGAAGGGCTACGGCGGCGTGCGCCCGCAGATCGTCGACACGAAGAAGAAGTCCCTCGACATGGGCGAGGCCAAGATCGTCGGCGACGACATCATCTTCAACATCACACCGTCGCCGGGCGCATCAACCAGCCTGAAGAACGCGATGCAGGACGCGAAGACGGCCGTCGACTTCTTCGAGGAGGACTACTCCTTCGACGAGGAGGCGTTCCGCGAGGACACCATCGGTCACTTCCCGCGACTCGAGGACGACGCGTTCGAGACCGGAGCAGGTGCCGATCCGGAACCGGCGCAAGCGGACGACTGA
- a CDS encoding ATP-binding protein, whose product MTDLGDFEAFDADASSEAADDESEAAESASASANAGADTSSGTTGSDFERTAVEPRGRESGIGTICVSQGLRVSTDGDETTLRAYVTADNRSDIRLGTYVLASYPDGERLFCQIAGLEYAQQYHADDATEIHARRAMHGGGFDPDDEADFKFVAELEPIAVLYDDSTEPSSASSRTSSGDDGELKRRMTDRVPKPQTVIQEASDTDEIKTGLKMPEEGVFLGHLSVGGEKVRTNASPPTIDYRLKDDYDSGDPLVFRHTLIAGGTGSGKTHGAKNILRQYLAEERRYPMADGREVTPAVVQFDPQDEYAQMHDDNPDLEEDFARRLEREGIAYGGHDDTTAFVPKVGDSSYAAGHHRAEQVEFTIPFSMCRSRPWLVSGGSLNDNQYGGLTYLLDQYFKETSSASYAGFKSFLDDPALREELDESGRVHEATYDAVRRRVFGFDDVFDQDARPITDLISEFVAPGQLSVVPTYHINDSRATEAVVLALSSLLIDQKLSNDPDFDRIKETPLILGMDEAHNFLTDADSVQARKVITKFTEAAKQGRKERLGLFLITQDPQDIHDAVFKQINTTVVLNLGDEDAIKSVNIPSDLESKVPYMEKGQMVVYSPDNSEPVELIGLSRCVTRHGRD is encoded by the coding sequence ATGACTGACCTGGGTGACTTCGAGGCGTTCGACGCCGACGCCTCGAGCGAGGCGGCCGACGACGAGTCGGAAGCGGCGGAGTCGGCGTCTGCGAGCGCGAACGCGGGCGCGGACACGAGTAGCGGGACGACCGGTAGCGACTTCGAGCGAACCGCCGTCGAACCGCGCGGTCGGGAGAGCGGTATCGGGACCATCTGCGTCTCGCAGGGCCTGCGCGTCTCGACGGACGGCGACGAAACGACCCTGCGGGCGTACGTCACCGCCGACAATCGCTCCGATATCCGGCTAGGAACGTACGTCCTCGCGAGCTACCCCGACGGCGAGCGCCTGTTCTGCCAGATCGCGGGCCTCGAGTACGCCCAGCAGTACCACGCCGACGACGCGACCGAGATCCACGCTCGACGGGCGATGCACGGCGGCGGCTTCGACCCCGACGACGAGGCCGATTTCAAATTCGTCGCGGAACTCGAGCCGATCGCCGTCCTCTACGACGACAGCACGGAGCCCAGCTCCGCGAGCAGCCGGACGTCGTCCGGCGACGACGGCGAACTCAAGCGCCGGATGACCGACCGCGTGCCCAAACCGCAAACGGTGATCCAGGAAGCAAGCGACACCGACGAGATCAAGACCGGGCTGAAGATGCCCGAGGAGGGCGTCTTCCTCGGCCACCTTTCGGTTGGCGGGGAGAAGGTCCGGACGAACGCCTCGCCGCCGACCATCGACTACCGGCTCAAGGACGACTACGACTCGGGCGACCCACTTGTCTTCCGGCACACGCTGATCGCTGGCGGGACGGGCTCCGGGAAGACCCACGGCGCGAAGAACATCTTGCGGCAGTACCTCGCCGAGGAGCGCCGGTACCCGATGGCCGACGGCCGGGAGGTCACGCCCGCAGTCGTCCAGTTCGACCCCCAGGACGAGTACGCCCAGATGCACGACGACAACCCCGATTTAGAGGAGGACTTCGCCCGCCGCCTCGAGCGCGAGGGCATCGCCTATGGCGGCCACGACGACACGACGGCGTTCGTTCCGAAAGTGGGGGACTCGAGCTACGCCGCGGGTCACCACCGCGCCGAACAGGTGGAGTTCACTATTCCGTTCTCGATGTGTCGCTCCCGGCCGTGGCTTGTCTCGGGTGGGTCGCTCAACGACAATCAGTACGGGGGGCTCACGTACCTGCTCGACCAGTACTTCAAAGAAACGTCGAGCGCGAGCTACGCGGGCTTCAAATCCTTCCTCGACGACCCGGCTCTGCGGGAGGAACTCGACGAGTCGGGTCGGGTCCACGAGGCGACGTACGACGCCGTTCGGCGGCGCGTCTTCGGGTTCGACGACGTGTTCGACCAGGACGCGCGTCCGATCACGGACCTGATTTCGGAGTTCGTCGCGCCGGGGCAACTGAGCGTCGTTCCGACCTACCACATCAACGACTCGCGGGCGACGGAGGCGGTCGTCCTCGCGCTCTCGAGCCTGCTGATCGACCAGAAACTGTCGAACGACCCGGACTTCGACCGGATCAAGGAGACGCCGCTGATTCTGGGAATGGACGAGGCGCACAACTTCCTCACCGACGCCGACAGCGTGCAGGCCCGGAAGGTCATCACGAAGTTCACCGAGGCCGCAAAACAGGGCCGAAAGGAGCGTCTGGGACTCTTTTTGATCACCCAGGACCCCCAGGACATCCACGACGCGGTCTTCAAACAGATCAACACCACGGTCGTCCTCAATTTGGGCGACGAGGACGCGATCAAGAGCGTGAACATTCCGAGCGACCTCGAGTCGAAGGTCCCCTACATGGAGAAAGGACAGATGGTGGTCTATTCGCCCGACAACTCCGAACCCGTGGAGTTAATCGGACTGTCGCGGTGTGTGACGAGGCACGGGCGGGACTGA